The Cellulomonas wangleii genome includes a region encoding these proteins:
- a CDS encoding VIT1/CCC1 transporter family protein — protein MSTTATRLAGLVMWRGAQRRGRQRATSSPHVSSAGLNWLRAGVLGANDGIVSVAATVVGVAGAAAPTKTIALAGGAALVAGALSMASGEYVSVSSQRDAERVAASAGRPIGEPDDFTNPWHAALASLVAFTVGGLVPLLVVLAPWSVAARVPVTFGSVVVALVLTGWASSRFTGASHTRSILRNVLGGSLAMAVTYGVGAVVGVRL, from the coding sequence ATGTCGACGACGGCCACCCGACTCGCGGGGCTGGTGATGTGGCGCGGCGCTCAGCGCCGCGGCCGGCAGCGCGCCACGTCCTCGCCCCACGTCTCGTCCGCGGGCCTCAACTGGCTGCGGGCGGGCGTGCTCGGCGCGAACGACGGGATCGTCTCCGTCGCCGCCACCGTCGTCGGGGTCGCCGGGGCGGCCGCGCCCACGAAGACCATCGCACTGGCGGGCGGGGCGGCGCTCGTCGCCGGCGCGCTGTCGATGGCCTCCGGCGAGTACGTGTCGGTGAGCAGCCAGCGGGACGCGGAGCGCGTCGCGGCGTCCGCCGGGAGGCCGATCGGTGAGCCCGACGACTTCACGAACCCGTGGCACGCGGCGCTCGCGTCCCTCGTCGCGTTCACCGTCGGCGGGCTCGTGCCGCTGCTCGTGGTCCTCGCGCCGTGGTCCGTCGCCGCTCGTGTCCCGGTGACGTTCGGGTCGGTCGTCGTGGCGCTGGTCCTGACCGGGTGGGCGTCGTCCCGGTTCACCGGCGCCTCGCACACGCGCTCGATCCTGCGGAACGTCCTCGGCGGGTCCCTCGCGATGGCCGTGACCTACGGCGTGGGCGCCGTCGTGGGCGTCCGGCTCTGA
- a CDS encoding DEAD/DEAH box helicase, translating into MPSPDVTLTDRLPTGDAAHDPDALYEVFTAWAADQGLTLYPHQEEALLELLTGAHVILSTPTGSGKSLAGVAAHAVALAQGRRSYYTAPIKALVSEKFFALVDVFGSANVGMVTGDSAINADAPIVCCTAEILANQALRDGPDADVGLVVMDEFHYYADPQRGWAWQVPLLELTRTQFLLMSATLGDVSFFVEDLTRRTGREVAVVANTERPVPLTFAYSVEPLHELLDELVTTRRSPVYVVHFTQKEAVERAQSLLSTPLASREQRDAIAAELGGFRFGPGFGKTLSRLLRHGVGVHHAGMLPKYRRVVERLTQKGLLPVVCGTDTLGVGINVPIRTVVLTSLVKYDGVRMRHLTAREFHQIAGRAGRAGFDTVGEVVVQAPDHVIENRKALAKAGDDPRKQKKIVRKQAPSGHVNWTDKTFERLRDAPPEPLTSSFQVSHAMVLHVLQRGRDGRGDPVAVMTHLLTDNHEPAGARSRHVRRAVDVYRSLRAGGVVERPWVDDPAAPGGRRRTVRLVADLPATFALDQALSPFAYAALDLLDPQDPGYAHDVVSVIEATLDDPRQVLAAQENKARGEAVAAMKAEGLEYDERMALLEGVTYPRPLAELLEATFATYRRTNPWVADLTLSPKSVVREMHERAATFAEYVQLYSLDRTEGVLLRYLADAYRALRRTVPEDRRTEELEELIAWLGDLVRRTDSSLLDEWERLSDPDAALEADDADSEDAPPPPVTADPRVFRALVRGALFRRVELAARERWGALAALGDVDAEGAPWDADRWADAIEPYFDDHDEIGTGPAARGPGLFQVTPGTAADAHGPAAGTWHVRQVLDDPAGDHDWRIDALVDLAASDEAGEVRLRVLDVGPL; encoded by the coding sequence GTGCCCTCCCCCGACGTCACCCTGACCGACCGCCTGCCCACCGGTGACGCCGCGCACGACCCCGACGCGCTGTACGAGGTGTTCACCGCCTGGGCCGCGGACCAGGGCCTGACCCTGTACCCGCACCAGGAGGAGGCGCTGCTCGAGCTGCTGACGGGCGCGCACGTCATCCTGTCGACGCCGACCGGCTCCGGGAAGTCCCTGGCGGGCGTCGCCGCCCACGCGGTCGCGCTCGCCCAGGGCCGCCGCTCGTACTACACCGCGCCGATCAAGGCGCTGGTCAGCGAGAAGTTCTTCGCGCTCGTCGACGTGTTCGGCTCCGCCAACGTCGGCATGGTCACGGGCGACTCCGCCATCAACGCCGACGCGCCCATCGTGTGCTGCACGGCCGAGATCCTCGCCAACCAGGCCCTGCGCGACGGCCCGGACGCCGACGTCGGCCTCGTCGTGATGGACGAGTTCCACTACTACGCCGACCCGCAGCGCGGCTGGGCGTGGCAGGTGCCGCTGCTGGAGCTGACGCGCACCCAGTTCCTGCTGATGTCCGCCACGCTCGGCGACGTCTCGTTCTTCGTCGAGGACCTCACCCGGCGCACCGGGCGCGAGGTCGCCGTCGTCGCCAACACCGAGCGGCCCGTGCCCCTGACGTTCGCGTACTCGGTGGAGCCGCTGCACGAGCTGCTCGACGAGCTGGTCACCACCCGGCGCTCCCCGGTGTACGTCGTGCACTTCACGCAGAAGGAGGCCGTCGAGCGGGCGCAGTCGCTGCTGTCGACGCCCCTGGCGAGCCGCGAGCAGCGCGACGCGATCGCCGCCGAGCTCGGCGGCTTCCGGTTCGGCCCCGGGTTCGGCAAGACCCTGTCGCGGCTGCTGCGCCACGGCGTCGGCGTGCACCACGCGGGGATGCTGCCCAAGTACCGCCGCGTCGTCGAGCGCCTCACGCAGAAGGGCCTGCTGCCCGTCGTGTGCGGCACCGACACCCTGGGTGTCGGCATCAACGTGCCCATCCGCACGGTCGTGCTCACGAGCCTGGTGAAGTACGACGGCGTGCGGATGCGGCACCTCACGGCGCGCGAGTTCCACCAGATCGCCGGCCGCGCCGGGCGCGCCGGGTTCGACACCGTCGGCGAGGTCGTCGTGCAGGCGCCCGACCACGTCATCGAGAACCGCAAGGCCCTGGCCAAGGCCGGGGACGACCCGCGGAAGCAGAAGAAGATCGTCCGCAAGCAGGCGCCGAGCGGGCACGTGAACTGGACCGACAAGACGTTCGAGCGGCTGCGCGACGCCCCGCCCGAGCCGCTGACGTCGAGCTTCCAGGTGTCGCACGCGATGGTCCTGCACGTGCTGCAGCGCGGCCGCGACGGCCGTGGCGACCCGGTGGCCGTCATGACGCACCTGCTCACCGACAACCACGAGCCGGCGGGCGCGCGGTCACGCCACGTGCGACGCGCCGTCGACGTCTACCGGTCGCTGCGCGCCGGGGGCGTCGTGGAGCGCCCGTGGGTCGACGACCCCGCGGCGCCCGGCGGACGCCGTCGCACCGTGCGGCTCGTGGCGGACCTGCCCGCGACCTTCGCGCTCGACCAGGCGCTCTCGCCGTTCGCGTACGCCGCGCTGGACCTGCTCGACCCGCAGGACCCGGGCTACGCGCACGACGTCGTCTCCGTCATCGAGGCCACCCTGGACGACCCGCGCCAGGTGCTCGCCGCGCAGGAGAACAAGGCCCGCGGCGAGGCCGTGGCGGCGATGAAGGCCGAGGGCCTGGAGTACGACGAGCGGATGGCGCTGCTCGAGGGGGTCACGTACCCCCGCCCCCTGGCGGAGCTGCTGGAGGCCACGTTCGCGACGTACCGGCGCACCAACCCGTGGGTCGCCGACCTCACGCTGTCCCCCAAGTCCGTGGTCCGCGAGATGCACGAGCGCGCCGCGACGTTCGCCGAGTACGTGCAGCTGTACTCGCTGGACCGCACCGAGGGCGTGCTGCTGCGCTACCTGGCCGACGCCTACCGTGCGTTGCGCCGCACGGTCCCGGAGGACCGCCGCACCGAGGAGCTCGAGGAGCTCATCGCGTGGCTCGGGGACCTGGTGCGCCGCACGGACTCCAGCCTGCTCGACGAGTGGGAGCGGCTGTCCGACCCGGACGCCGCGCTGGAGGCGGACGACGCGGACTCCGAGGACGCCCCGCCGCCGCCCGTCACCGCCGACCCGCGGGTGTTCCGGGCGCTCGTGCGCGGCGCGCTGTTCCGGCGCGTCGAGCTCGCCGCCCGCGAGCGCTGGGGTGCGCTCGCCGCACTCGGTGACGTCGACGCCGAGGGCGCGCCGTGGGACGCCGACCGCTGGGCCGACGCGATCGAGCCCTACTTCGACGACCACGACGAGATCGGGACGGGCCCGGCCGCCCGCGGGCCGGGCCTGTTCCAGGTGACGCCGGGCACCGCCGCGGACGCGCACGGACCCGCCGCCGGCACGTGGCACGTCCGCCAGGTCCTCGACGACCCGGCGGGCGACCACGACTGGCGCATCGACGCCCTCGTCGACCTCGCCGCGTCCGACGAGGCGGGCGAGGTCCGCCTGCGCGTCCTCGACGTCGGGCCGCTCTGA
- a CDS encoding aminoglycoside 3'-phosphotransferase, translating into MPDVATGPVVPPEIPSGLPGEEVPVPDAVTRIAGGAPVEAVWVNAVGGVTFRVGDDRYVKWAPVGVPELDLAAEALRLTWARQLTPVPEVLDLGADDAGTWLVTAAIDARSAVVPPWSSRPAQAAAAIGEGLRALHDALPVGDCPFDWSARSRVERALEHLAAGDTPAGWSPEHRHLSADEARARLLDVPPVDRLVVCHADACAPNTLIGDDGRWAAHVDLGRLGVADRWADLAVAAWSTGWNYGPGYDTTVYEAYGVEPDDDRIAYYRLLWDAS; encoded by the coding sequence GTGCCCGACGTCGCCACCGGACCGGTCGTCCCTCCCGAGATCCCCAGCGGCCTGCCCGGCGAGGAGGTGCCCGTCCCCGACGCGGTGACGCGGATCGCCGGCGGCGCACCCGTCGAGGCGGTGTGGGTCAACGCCGTCGGCGGCGTGACGTTCCGCGTCGGTGACGACCGGTACGTGAAGTGGGCACCCGTCGGCGTGCCGGAGCTGGACCTCGCGGCCGAGGCCCTGCGCCTCACGTGGGCGCGGCAGCTCACCCCCGTCCCGGAGGTCCTCGACCTGGGTGCCGACGACGCGGGCACCTGGCTCGTCACCGCGGCGATCGACGCCCGCAGCGCCGTCGTCCCCCCGTGGTCGTCGCGCCCGGCGCAGGCCGCCGCGGCCATCGGCGAGGGCCTGCGTGCCCTGCACGACGCCCTGCCCGTGGGCGACTGCCCCTTCGACTGGTCGGCACGGTCCCGCGTCGAGCGCGCCCTGGAGCACCTCGCCGCCGGCGACACCCCTGCCGGGTGGTCCCCGGAGCACCGTCACCTGAGCGCCGACGAGGCCCGCGCGCGGCTCCTGGACGTGCCACCCGTGGACCGGCTCGTCGTCTGCCACGCCGACGCCTGCGCACCGAACACCCTGATCGGCGACGACGGGCGCTGGGCCGCGCACGTCGACCTGGGCCGCCTCGGCGTCGCCGACCGCTGGGCCGACCTCGCGGTCGCCGCGTGGAGCACCGGCTGGAACTACGGCCCCGGGTACGACACCACGGTCTACGAGGCCTACGGCGTCGAGCCGGACGACGACCGCATCGCGTACTACCGGCTGCTGTGGGACGCCTCCTGA
- a CDS encoding AMP-binding protein, translating to MTSPSAPVDLPAAWPQGVPRDIEIPDEPLTATLDRVMRDHPDRVAVDFLGQATTYRQLGAQVDRGTRVLHDLGVRAGDRVALVMPNCTSHIVAFWSVLRLGAVVVEHNPTYTSDELAHQLADSGATVAIVWEQAVPRVLEAQDRTELRHVVAVDLSADLPRTARWALKLPVAKARTTRAAMRGPVPAGVPHWHRLVAAAEPLRPSEAPVASDTALLQYTGGTTGTPKAAVLSHRNLVANALQGQTWTQHEPGTEVVYGVLPFFHAFGLTLCLTYAVRIAATLVVLPSFDPARVLAAQRRRPGTFIPAVPPMLDRLAAAAEETGADLTSFRYSISGAMALPRATAERWERVTGGIVSEGYGMTETSPVALGNPLSRDRRPGSLGLPFPSTRIRVVDQEDPTRDVPPGEQGELLISGPQVFQGYWQRPDETAHQLLEGGWLRTGDVVRVDDDGMVVLVDRMKEMIVTGGFKVYPSQVEDHLRGMPGVLDVAVVGEPAGDMGEHVVAAVVLHEDGSGAGIDLAAVREWCETRLARYALPRRLVVLKDLPRSQVGKVLRRVVREQVTDKSSREG from the coding sequence GTGACGTCTCCCTCCGCGCCCGTTGACCTGCCTGCCGCCTGGCCGCAGGGTGTGCCCCGCGACATCGAGATCCCCGACGAGCCGCTCACGGCGACGCTCGACCGCGTCATGCGTGACCACCCGGACCGCGTCGCCGTCGACTTCCTGGGTCAGGCCACCACGTACCGCCAGCTCGGCGCCCAGGTCGACCGCGGCACCCGCGTCCTGCACGACCTCGGCGTACGCGCGGGGGACCGGGTCGCCCTCGTCATGCCCAACTGCACGTCGCACATCGTCGCCTTCTGGTCGGTCCTGCGCCTCGGCGCCGTCGTCGTGGAGCACAACCCCACCTACACGTCGGACGAGCTGGCGCACCAGCTGGCCGACTCCGGGGCCACCGTGGCGATCGTCTGGGAGCAGGCCGTGCCGCGGGTCCTCGAGGCCCAGGACCGCACGGAGCTGCGTCACGTCGTGGCCGTCGACCTCTCGGCCGACCTGCCGCGCACCGCGCGCTGGGCGCTGAAGCTGCCCGTCGCCAAGGCGCGCACCACGCGTGCGGCGATGCGCGGGCCCGTGCCCGCCGGCGTCCCGCACTGGCACCGCCTGGTCGCGGCCGCGGAGCCGCTGCGGCCGTCCGAGGCACCCGTGGCGTCGGACACCGCGCTGCTGCAGTACACCGGCGGCACCACCGGCACACCCAAGGCCGCCGTCCTCAGCCACCGCAACCTCGTCGCCAACGCGCTGCAGGGCCAGACCTGGACGCAGCACGAGCCCGGCACCGAGGTCGTCTACGGCGTCCTGCCGTTCTTCCACGCCTTCGGCCTGACGCTGTGCCTCACGTACGCCGTGCGGATCGCCGCGACCCTGGTCGTCCTGCCGTCGTTCGACCCGGCACGTGTGCTGGCGGCCCAGCGCCGCCGCCCGGGCACGTTCATCCCGGCCGTGCCCCCGATGCTCGACCGGCTGGCCGCGGCGGCCGAGGAGACCGGCGCCGACCTGACGTCCTTCCGGTACTCGATCAGCGGGGCGATGGCGCTGCCGCGCGCCACGGCCGAGCGCTGGGAGCGGGTCACCGGCGGCATCGTCTCCGAGGGCTACGGCATGACCGAGACCTCGCCCGTCGCGCTCGGCAACCCGTTGAGCCGCGACCGACGTCCGGGGTCCCTCGGTCTGCCGTTCCCGTCCACCCGCATCCGCGTGGTCGACCAGGAGGACCCGACGCGCGACGTCCCGCCGGGCGAGCAGGGTGAGCTGCTGATCTCCGGGCCGCAGGTGTTCCAGGGCTACTGGCAGCGCCCCGACGAGACGGCGCACCAGCTGCTCGAGGGCGGATGGCTGCGCACCGGTGACGTCGTGCGCGTCGACGACGACGGCATGGTCGTCCTCGTCGACCGCATGAAGGAGATGATCGTCACCGGCGGCTTCAAGGTGTACCCCTCCCAGGTCGAGGACCACCTGCGCGGCATGCCGGGCGTGCTCGACGTCGCGGTCGTCGGGGAGCCGGCGGGCGACATGGGTGAGCACGTGGTCGCGGCCGTCGTGCTCCACGAGGACGGCTCCGGCGCGGGCATCGACCTCGCGGCCGTCCGGGAGTGGTGCGAGACGCGCCTGGCGCGGTACGCCCTGCCGCGTCGCCTCGTCGTGCTCAAGGACCTGCCCCGCTCGCAGGTCGGCAAGGTGCTGCGCCGCGTGGTCCGCGAGCAGGTGACCGACAAGTCCTCCCGCGAGGGCTGA
- the rnhA gene encoding ribonuclease HI — protein sequence MWTDGACKGNPGVGGWGAWMRFGDQEKELWGGEAATTNNRMELSAVIEGLRALRRPCLVTLHVDSTYVMNGLTKWLPGWKRNGWLTGDKKPVKNKELWQALDTEVQRHHVTWVWVKGHAGDPGNERADALANRGVDDVRAGAAVGR from the coding sequence ATGTGGACCGACGGCGCCTGCAAGGGCAACCCCGGCGTCGGGGGGTGGGGGGCCTGGATGCGGTTCGGCGACCAGGAGAAGGAGCTGTGGGGCGGCGAGGCCGCGACCACGAACAACCGCATGGAGCTCTCGGCCGTCATCGAGGGCCTGCGTGCGCTCAGGCGGCCGTGCCTGGTGACGCTGCACGTCGACTCGACGTACGTCATGAACGGGCTGACCAAGTGGCTGCCGGGGTGGAAGCGCAACGGCTGGCTCACCGGTGACAAGAAGCCCGTGAAGAACAAGGAGCTGTGGCAGGCCCTCGACACCGAGGTGCAGCGCCACCACGTCACGTGGGTCTGGGTGAAGGGCCACGCCGGGGACCCGGGCAACGAGCGCGCGGACGCGTTGGCCAACCGTGGCGTGGACGACGTGCGGGCGGGGGCGGCGGTCGGTCGCTGA
- a CDS encoding Gfo/Idh/MocA family protein, with the protein MVGHAFMGLAHSHAWQTAPRFFDLPLRHDLAVVAGRDAQRTAAAAERLGWRSSTTDWRTLLDRDDVDLVDICTPGDTHAEIAIAALEAGKHVLCEKPLANSVAEAEAMVAAAAAAPGQVAMVGYSYRRVPAIALARRLVAEGRIGTVRHARGLYLQDWLSDPATPLSWRLDKATAGSGSLGDIGAHVIDLVQFVTGETLTGVSAQLATFVTERPVAAEFGGLSGVGDASGATGPVTVDDAAVFTSRLSGGGLALFEATRFALGRRNAIRVEINGTEGSLAFDFEDMNVLHVYDAHDPAGLQGFRRVYVTEPEHPYTGSWWPTGHGLGYEHAFTHQVVDLVEGIAAGTHPAPTFADGLQVQRVLDAVERSAADDCRWTPVGP; encoded by the coding sequence ATGGTCGGCCACGCGTTCATGGGCCTGGCCCACTCGCACGCCTGGCAGACCGCGCCCCGGTTCTTCGACCTGCCGCTGCGACACGACCTCGCGGTCGTCGCCGGGCGCGACGCGCAGCGCACCGCGGCGGCCGCCGAGCGGCTCGGCTGGCGCTCGTCCACGACCGACTGGCGCACGCTGCTCGACCGCGACGACGTCGACCTGGTCGACATCTGCACGCCGGGCGACACGCACGCGGAGATCGCGATCGCCGCGCTCGAGGCGGGCAAGCACGTGCTGTGCGAGAAGCCGCTGGCCAACTCGGTCGCGGAGGCCGAGGCGATGGTGGCCGCGGCCGCGGCCGCGCCCGGCCAGGTCGCGATGGTCGGGTACTCCTACCGCCGTGTGCCCGCGATCGCGCTGGCCCGGCGGCTGGTCGCCGAGGGACGCATCGGCACCGTCCGGCACGCGCGCGGACTGTACCTGCAGGACTGGCTGTCCGACCCCGCGACGCCGCTGTCGTGGCGGCTCGACAAGGCCACGGCCGGGTCGGGGTCGCTCGGCGACATCGGCGCCCACGTGATCGACCTCGTGCAGTTCGTCACGGGCGAGACCCTGACGGGCGTGTCGGCGCAGCTCGCGACGTTCGTCACCGAGCGGCCGGTCGCAGCGGAGTTCGGCGGGCTGTCGGGGGTCGGGGACGCGAGCGGCGCGACCGGTCCGGTCACGGTCGACGACGCGGCGGTGTTCACCTCACGCCTGTCCGGCGGCGGGCTCGCGCTGTTCGAGGCGACCCGGTTCGCGCTGGGGCGGCGCAACGCCATCCGCGTCGAGATCAACGGCACCGAGGGCTCGCTCGCGTTCGACTTCGAGGACATGAACGTCCTGCACGTGTACGACGCGCACGACCCGGCGGGCCTGCAGGGCTTCCGGCGCGTGTACGTCACCGAGCCCGAGCACCCGTACACGGGGAGCTGGTGGCCCACCGGCCACGGCCTGGGCTACGAGCACGCGTTCACGCACCAGGTCGTCGACCTCGTCGAGGGCATCGCCGCCGGCACGCACCCGGCGCCGACCTTCGCGGACGGCCTGCAGGTGCAGCGCGTGCTCGACGCGGTCGAGCGTTCGGCCGCCGACGACTGCCGCTGGACGCCCGTCGGGCCGTGA
- a CDS encoding Gfo/Idh/MocA family protein, whose product MGEPLRVGVVGCGVISNAYLTTAATAPDLEIVAVADLDRARADTTAQRHGVRALDLPDLLAHDDVEWVLDLTTPAAHEEVALAAISHGRSVYNEKPFCATVEQAQRVLDAATAAGVALGGAPDTVLGTGVQTARRVVESGALGRPVAATATMACGGHEAWHPQPDFYYAPGGGPLLDMGPYYLTTLVHLLGPVTAVQGVATRPRTHRTIGQGPRAGEQVPVDVATHVTALVEHASGAVTTLVMSFDAPASLARPIEVHGEQGSLLVPDPNRFDGDVQVHARGDQWRTVPPSAGYTNAGRGAGLVDAARSTDRRTTRASADVALHVLDTMQTVLRAADTGTRLPVASTCVIPSLVPLADLTTPGSPDMTTPAPSARAAS is encoded by the coding sequence GTGGGCGAGCCGCTGAGGGTCGGCGTCGTCGGCTGCGGCGTCATCTCGAACGCCTACCTGACGACCGCCGCGACCGCGCCGGACCTCGAGATCGTCGCCGTCGCCGACCTGGACCGCGCCCGCGCGGACACGACCGCGCAGCGCCACGGCGTCCGCGCGCTCGACCTGCCGGACCTGCTCGCGCACGACGACGTCGAGTGGGTCCTGGACCTGACGACACCCGCGGCGCACGAGGAGGTCGCGCTGGCGGCCATCTCGCACGGGCGGTCGGTCTACAACGAGAAGCCGTTCTGCGCGACGGTCGAGCAGGCGCAGCGCGTCCTCGACGCGGCCACGGCGGCCGGCGTCGCCCTGGGCGGGGCGCCCGACACCGTGCTCGGCACCGGGGTGCAGACGGCACGTCGCGTGGTCGAGTCCGGCGCCCTCGGCCGGCCCGTCGCCGCCACGGCCACCATGGCCTGCGGCGGTCACGAGGCGTGGCACCCGCAGCCGGACTTCTACTACGCACCCGGCGGCGGGCCGCTGCTCGACATGGGCCCGTACTACCTGACGACGCTCGTGCACCTGCTCGGCCCGGTCACCGCGGTGCAGGGCGTGGCGACCCGGCCGCGCACCCACCGCACCATCGGCCAGGGGCCCCGCGCCGGCGAGCAGGTGCCCGTGGACGTCGCGACGCACGTGACCGCGCTCGTCGAGCACGCGTCGGGGGCCGTGACCACGCTGGTCATGAGCTTCGACGCCCCGGCGTCCCTCGCCCGCCCGATCGAGGTGCACGGCGAGCAGGGGTCGCTGCTGGTCCCCGACCCCAACCGGTTCGACGGCGACGTGCAGGTGCACGCGCGCGGCGACCAGTGGCGCACGGTGCCGCCGTCGGCCGGCTACACGAACGCGGGACGGGGCGCCGGGCTGGTGGACGCCGCCCGCAGCACCGACCGGCGCACCACGCGCGCGTCGGCGGACGTCGCGCTGCACGTGCTCGACACCATGCAGACGGTGCTGCGTGCCGCCGACACCGGCACCCGCCTGCCCGTCGCCAGCACCTGCGTGATCCCGTCCCTCGTCCCGCTCGCGGACCTGACCACCCCGGGGAGCCCCGACATGACCACACCCGCACCCAGCGCCCGGGCTGCCTCGTGA
- a CDS encoding ThuA domain-containing protein — protein MGRLHVKQALVVRGGWDGHAPVAATDMFIPHLEATGHAVRVVDTPEVYVEDAMADVDLIVQCYTMGEASGEAVAGLRRAVAAGTGLVGWHGGIADSFRNSSDYLQLIGGQFATHPSKHPDECHGDQSDNYLPYTVDMLPAAADHPVTAGIESFELTTEQYWVLTDDLNDVLATTTHPAPPWHPWHRTITCPAVWTRQWGAGRICVVTPGHSVDVLEHPSVRTMIERSMVWASR, from the coding sequence ATGGGAAGGCTCCACGTGAAGCAGGCTCTGGTGGTCCGGGGCGGCTGGGACGGGCACGCGCCCGTCGCCGCGACGGACATGTTCATCCCCCACCTCGAGGCGACGGGGCACGCCGTCCGCGTCGTCGACACCCCCGAGGTGTACGTCGAGGACGCGATGGCCGACGTCGACCTGATCGTGCAGTGCTACACGATGGGCGAGGCGTCCGGCGAGGCCGTGGCCGGGCTCCGCAGGGCCGTCGCGGCCGGCACCGGCCTGGTCGGCTGGCACGGCGGCATCGCCGACTCGTTCCGCAACAGCTCCGACTACCTGCAGCTCATCGGCGGGCAGTTCGCCACGCACCCGTCCAAGCACCCCGACGAGTGCCACGGCGACCAGTCGGACAACTACCTGCCCTACACGGTCGACATGCTCCCGGCCGCCGCCGACCACCCGGTCACCGCGGGGATCGAGTCGTTCGAGCTCACCACCGAGCAGTACTGGGTGCTCACGGACGACCTCAACGACGTCCTGGCCACCACCACGCACCCCGCACCGCCGTGGCACCCCTGGCACCGCACCATCACCTGCCCGGCCGTCTGGACGCGGCAGTGGGGCGCGGGCCGCATCTGCGTCGTCACGCCCGGCCACAGCGTCGACGTGCTCGAGCACCCCAGCGTCCGCACGATGATCGAGAGGAGCATGGTGTGGGCGAGCCGCTGA
- a CDS encoding LacI family DNA-binding transcriptional regulator, with product MSTHARPTLLDVAHAAGVSRATASRALAGRSSVDPVLAQRVRDAADALDYRTNSAARALRSGATGSVAVVAPSSELEGQGGPFVGAPLRGATAVLFARSVQPVLLLDDGRDRAPLLRYLAGGHVDAAVVVLQRESEPLFAELGPLPVPVVFVGRPTAAMDDALTSVDSDNYGGGRIAARALLEAGRRRLATIAGPGGYAPADDRTRGFRDELAAWGVAPGPVVHGSFSMSSGASAAASVLRRDPHVDGVFAGSDLMALGALRVLEAGGRRVPDDVSVVGFDDTVVAQTCDPPLTSVRQPLRELGERAAELVLDTLDDPTAPAQHVLLPTTLTVRESV from the coding sequence ATGAGCACGCACGCCCGCCCGACGCTGCTGGACGTGGCGCACGCCGCCGGCGTCTCGCGCGCCACGGCGTCGCGCGCGCTCGCCGGGCGGTCGAGCGTGGACCCGGTGCTCGCGCAGCGCGTGCGGGACGCGGCGGACGCGCTCGACTACCGCACCAACAGCGCGGCCCGCGCCCTGCGCAGCGGCGCGACCGGCTCGGTGGCCGTGGTGGCTCCCAGCAGCGAGCTCGAGGGGCAGGGCGGGCCGTTCGTCGGCGCGCCCCTGCGGGGGGCCACGGCCGTGCTGTTCGCGCGGTCCGTGCAGCCGGTCCTGCTCCTCGACGACGGGCGTGACCGCGCCCCGCTGCTGCGGTACCTGGCGGGCGGGCACGTCGACGCGGCGGTCGTCGTGCTCCAGCGCGAGTCGGAGCCCCTCTTCGCCGAGCTGGGCCCGCTGCCCGTGCCCGTCGTCTTCGTCGGCCGCCCCACCGCCGCCATGGACGACGCCCTGACCTCGGTGGACAGCGACAACTACGGCGGCGGCCGGATCGCGGCACGCGCGCTGCTGGAGGCCGGACGGCGGCGGCTGGCCACCATCGCCGGCCCCGGAGGCTACGCCCCCGCCGACGACCGCACCCGCGGGTTCCGGGACGAGCTGGCCGCATGGGGCGTCGCACCCGGGCCCGTGGTCCACGGGTCGTTCTCCATGTCGTCGGGGGCGTCGGCCGCGGCGTCGGTGCTGCGCCGTGACCCGCACGTGGACGGCGTGTTCGCGGGCTCCGACCTCATGGCGCTCGGTGCGCTGCGCGTGCTGGAGGCCGGGGGCCGCCGGGTGCCGGACGACGTCTCCGTCGTCGGGTTCGACGACACCGTGGTGGCGCAGACGTGCGACCCGCCGCTGACGTCGGTGCGCCAGCCGCTGCGCGAGCTCGGTGAGCGCGCGGCCGAGCTGGTGCTGGACACGCTGGACGACCCGACCGCGCCCGCGCAGCACGTGCTGCTGCCCACGACGCTCACGGTGCGCGAGTCCGTCTGA